A portion of the Pseudomonas sp. GR 6-02 genome contains these proteins:
- a CDS encoding YjfI family protein, whose translation MKQMRAGLGAAGYVKHETWVLPENRSLLKQMEKQLRQPILAGSFMSENYMSAGNNWNIDRLYSALQALDEVVANEITLSLVQGSESSIKLEMNDFGGLPIYIAVVGDQIIVDTVLVDVESINNVPAFNDAVLRSREMFPLSSIGIESMPNGQVVYNMFGALSSDSSLTNVVTEIKTLVDNVQRASEAFERFFN comes from the coding sequence ATGAAGCAGATGCGCGCGGGCCTGGGTGCCGCCGGCTATGTGAAACACGAGACTTGGGTGCTTCCCGAAAATCGAAGCCTGCTCAAGCAGATGGAGAAACAGCTACGCCAACCGATTCTGGCTGGCTCATTCATGTCGGAGAATTACATGAGCGCAGGTAATAACTGGAACATCGATCGCCTCTACAGCGCCCTCCAGGCCCTCGACGAAGTGGTTGCGAACGAAATCACCCTCTCCCTCGTTCAAGGCTCCGAATCCAGCATCAAGCTGGAAATGAACGATTTCGGTGGCTTGCCGATTTACATCGCGGTGGTTGGCGATCAGATCATCGTCGATACGGTCCTGGTCGATGTCGAATCGATCAACAACGTCCCGGCATTCAATGATGCCGTTTTGCGCAGCCGGGAAATGTTCCCGCTGTCCTCGATCGGTATCGAGTCCATGCCCAACGGGCAGGTCGTTTACAACATGTTCGGCGCGCTGAGCTCCGACTCCAGCCTGACCAACGTCGTGACTGAGATCAAAACCCTCGTCGACAACGTCCAGCGCGCCAGCGAAGCCTTTGAACGCTTCTTCAATTAA
- a CDS encoding GlxA family transcriptional regulator: MGVERAVVELGVLIYPGAQMAAVHGLTDLFGVANRIAAEHQTAQLPLLRISHWRVEGDQAPERVYDSQPGPDGALVAVLIPPSIGGFSKGQAPQGLIRWIRQQHASGATLGGVCVGSILLAESGLLDGRSATTHWTSAKAFAERYPAIKLKADTPIVDDGDLITTAGLMAWSELGLRLVNRLLGPSIATSTARFLVVEHSDSASECGSNFSPILSHGDASILKVQHWLQSTGAVDVSLAAMAERAGLEERTFLRRFRAATGLKPTEYCQHLRVGKAREMLEFTNGTIDHIAWTVGYQDPSAFRATFKKITGLAPSDYRTRFGVTPPAVVAR, encoded by the coding sequence ATGGGCGTAGAAAGGGCAGTCGTCGAATTGGGCGTGCTGATCTATCCCGGCGCGCAGATGGCGGCGGTGCATGGGCTGACGGATCTGTTCGGGGTGGCCAACCGGATTGCCGCCGAGCATCAGACGGCGCAGTTGCCGTTGTTGCGGATCAGCCATTGGCGGGTCGAGGGCGATCAGGCGCCCGAGCGGGTCTACGACAGTCAACCCGGTCCGGACGGCGCGCTGGTGGCGGTGTTGATCCCGCCTTCGATTGGGGGTTTTTCCAAGGGCCAGGCACCGCAGGGACTGATTCGCTGGATTCGTCAGCAACACGCCAGTGGTGCGACGTTGGGCGGGGTTTGCGTGGGGTCGATCCTGTTGGCTGAAAGCGGCCTGCTCGACGGCCGTAGCGCCACCACTCATTGGACCTCGGCCAAAGCCTTCGCCGAGCGTTACCCGGCGATCAAGCTCAAGGCCGACACGCCCATCGTCGACGACGGCGATCTGATCACCACCGCCGGGCTGATGGCCTGGTCAGAGCTGGGATTGCGCCTGGTGAACCGTTTACTGGGGCCGAGCATCGCCACCAGCACGGCACGCTTTCTGGTGGTGGAGCACAGCGACAGCGCGAGCGAATGCGGCAGTAATTTTTCACCGATTCTCAGCCATGGCGATGCCTCGATTCTCAAGGTCCAGCATTGGCTGCAAAGCACCGGGGCGGTCGATGTCTCGCTGGCGGCAATGGCCGAACGGGCGGGGCTGGAAGAGCGCACCTTCCTGCGGCGATTCCGTGCGGCGACCGGGTTGAAACCCACCGAGTACTGCCAGCACCTGCGCGTCGGCAAGGCGCGCGAGATGCTCGAATTCACCAACGGCACCATTGATCACATTGCCTGGACCGTGGGTTATCAGGACCCGAGTGCGTTTCGTGCGACGTTCAAAAAGATTACCGGGCTGGCGCCGAGTGATTACCGGACGCGGTTTGGCGTGACGCCGCCAGCTGTTGTGGCCCGGTAG
- a CDS encoding alpha/beta hydrolase family protein: MTARSETIQIDIDDEQMSGTFLSPKSKVPGVLFVHGWGGSQERDLERAKGIAGLGCVCLTFDLRGHTGGTGIPLSRVTREDNLRDLLAAYDRLLAHPALDTSAIAVVGTSYGGYLAAILTTLRPVRWLALRVPALYRDDLWHTPKRELDKADLRDYRGTLVRADSNRALHACSQFTGDVLLVESETDAYVPHATIMSYRAACQQTHSLTHRIIDGADHALSDPVSQQAYTSILVDWITEMVVGERLSIIQSS; this comes from the coding sequence ATGACGGCTAGAAGCGAAACCATTCAGATCGACATCGACGATGAACAGATGAGCGGGACCTTTCTCAGCCCCAAATCGAAAGTCCCGGGGGTGCTTTTCGTCCACGGCTGGGGCGGTAGCCAGGAGCGCGACCTGGAGCGGGCCAAAGGCATTGCCGGGTTGGGTTGTGTGTGCCTGACGTTCGACTTGCGTGGCCATACCGGCGGGACCGGCATTCCGTTGTCCAGGGTCACCCGCGAAGACAACCTGCGCGACCTGCTGGCAGCCTACGACCGCTTGCTCGCCCACCCGGCGCTCGACACCTCTGCGATCGCGGTGGTCGGCACCAGTTATGGCGGTTATCTGGCGGCGATCCTGACGACGTTGCGTCCGGTGCGCTGGTTGGCTCTGCGGGTGCCGGCGTTGTATCGCGACGACTTGTGGCACACGCCCAAGCGTGAGTTGGACAAAGCCGACTTGCGCGACTATCGCGGCACGCTGGTGCGCGCCGACAGCAATCGCGCGTTGCACGCCTGCTCGCAATTCACCGGGGATGTGTTGCTGGTGGAGTCCGAGACCGATGCCTATGTACCCCACGCGACGATCATGAGTTACCGCGCCGCGTGTCAGCAGACTCACTCGCTGACTCACCGGATCATCGATGGTGCGGATCACGCCTTGAGCGACCCGGTTTCGCAACAGGCGTACACCTCGATTCTGGTGGATTGGATCACCGAGATGGTGGTGGGTGAGCGGTTGAGCATCATTCAATCGAGTTGA
- a CDS encoding MFS transporter produces MPIALLALTLSAFAIGTTEFVIVGLLPTIGADLGVSLPSAGLLVSLYALGVAVGAPVLTALTGKVPRKLLLLSLMVLFTLGNLLAWKAPSYESLIIARIVTGLAHGVFFSIGSIIATSLVPKEKAASAIAIMFTGLTVALVTGVPLGTFIGQHFGWRETFLAVSALGVIAFIGSLLYVPKNVAHSKPASLLQQLQVLKQPRLLLVYAMTAVGYGGSFIAFTFLAPILQDIAGFSASTVSLVLLVYGISVAVGNIWGGKLADKRGPIGALKIIFALLAAVLFALTFTAANPWLALATVLVWGAVAFGNVPGLQVYVVRQAEHHTPHAVDVASGLNIAAFNLGIAGGAWGGGLIVAHMGLIHTAWIGGLVVLVALALTAWSGRLDRLGPVYAEPAEGSARIVVGH; encoded by the coding sequence ATGCCCATTGCCTTGCTGGCGCTGACCCTTAGCGCTTTCGCCATCGGGACGACGGAGTTCGTCATCGTTGGCCTGTTACCCACCATCGGCGCCGACCTCGGCGTCAGCCTGCCGTCCGCCGGTTTGCTGGTCAGTTTGTATGCACTCGGGGTGGCCGTCGGCGCGCCGGTGCTGACCGCCCTCACCGGCAAAGTCCCGCGTAAATTGCTGCTGTTGTCGCTGATGGTGCTGTTCACCCTCGGCAACTTGTTGGCCTGGAAAGCGCCGAGCTACGAGTCGCTGATCATTGCGCGGATCGTCACCGGCCTGGCCCACGGGGTGTTTTTCTCAATTGGCTCGATCATCGCCACCAGCCTGGTGCCTAAGGAAAAAGCCGCCAGCGCGATTGCCATCATGTTCACCGGCCTGACTGTGGCGCTGGTCACTGGCGTGCCGCTGGGGACGTTTATCGGTCAGCATTTCGGCTGGCGTGAAACCTTCCTCGCGGTGTCTGCACTGGGTGTGATCGCCTTCATCGGCAGCCTGCTCTACGTACCGAAGAACGTCGCCCACAGCAAACCGGCTTCGCTGTTGCAGCAGTTGCAAGTGCTCAAGCAACCGCGCCTGTTGTTGGTGTATGCCATGACGGCGGTCGGCTACGGCGGCTCGTTCATCGCCTTCACCTTTCTGGCACCGATTCTTCAGGACATTGCGGGCTTCAGCGCCAGCACCGTCAGCCTGGTGCTGCTGGTGTACGGCATCTCGGTAGCCGTCGGCAACATCTGGGGCGGCAAGCTGGCGGATAAACGCGGCCCGATCGGCGCCCTGAAAATCATCTTCGCCCTGCTCGCCGCCGTACTGTTCGCACTGACCTTCACCGCCGCCAATCCATGGCTGGCCCTGGCCACTGTGCTGGTCTGGGGTGCGGTGGCGTTCGGCAACGTGCCGGGGCTGCAGGTATATGTGGTGCGTCAGGCCGAACATCACACCCCGCATGCGGTGGACGTGGCGTCGGGCCTGAACATCGCGGCGTTCAACCTCGGCATTGCCGGTGGTGCGTGGGGTGGTGGTTTGATCGTGGCGCATATGGGCCTGATCCATACCGCGTGGATCGGTGGCCTGGTGGTGTTGGTGGCGCTGGCACTGACCGCCTGGAGTGGTCGTCTTGATCGGTTGGGCCCGGTGTATGCCGAGCCGGCTGAAGGTTCGGCCCGGATCGTTGTCGGGCACTGA
- a CDS encoding cysteine hydrolase family protein → MAKQALIVVDIQNDYFPQGKWPLAGADAAADNAARLIQAFREAGDAVVHIRHEFTSDAAPFFTPGSDGAKLHPKVLNRADEPVVLKHFVNAFRETELKAILDQQGIEHLVVVGSMSHMCIDGVTRAAADFGYTVTVIHDACATLDLEFNGVTVPAAHVHAAFMSALGFAYASVVSTDDFLAG, encoded by the coding sequence ATGGCCAAGCAAGCACTCATCGTAGTCGATATCCAGAACGACTACTTCCCCCAGGGCAAGTGGCCTTTGGCGGGCGCCGATGCCGCCGCAGACAACGCTGCACGGCTGATCCAGGCCTTTCGCGAGGCCGGTGACGCGGTGGTGCACATCCGCCACGAATTCACCTCCGACGCCGCGCCGTTCTTCACCCCGGGCTCCGACGGCGCGAAGCTGCACCCCAAAGTCCTGAACCGCGCCGATGAACCGGTGGTGCTCAAGCACTTCGTCAACGCGTTCCGCGAAACCGAACTCAAGGCCATCCTCGACCAGCAAGGCATCGAACACCTGGTGGTGGTCGGCAGCATGAGCCACATGTGCATCGACGGCGTCACCCGTGCCGCAGCGGACTTCGGCTATACGGTCACGGTGATCCACGACGCCTGTGCCACCCTTGATCTGGAGTTCAACGGCGTCACCGTCCCGGCCGCCCACGTTCACGCCGCCTTCATGTCGGCTTTGGGTTTTGCCTATGCCAGCGTGGTGTCCACCGATGACTTTCTGGCTGGTTAG
- a CDS encoding PspA/IM30 family protein: protein MTQSIWSKLFTALRGGANEVGESIVDQQALRILDQEIRDADSALANAKRELVTIMAKHKLSADRVSEYNAKIKDLESKALAAIQANREDLALEVAEAISTLTNELDVEQKQATEFGGYADNMRKDITKAENRIKSLRQQVDMAKARESVQKAQVSASIASGGANGKLETAVGTLNRLQAKQQQRAAELQAQDELADASTGTDLERKLREAGITPDEGSANAILERLKKKSAE from the coding sequence ATGACTCAGTCCATCTGGAGCAAATTGTTCACCGCGCTGCGTGGCGGTGCCAACGAAGTCGGCGAATCGATCGTCGACCAACAGGCCCTGCGCATTCTCGACCAGGAAATTCGCGATGCTGACAGCGCGCTGGCCAACGCCAAGCGTGAGCTGGTCACCATCATGGCCAAGCACAAACTGTCGGCTGACCGCGTCAGCGAGTACAACGCCAAGATCAAGGACCTGGAATCCAAAGCCCTGGCCGCCATCCAGGCCAACCGCGAAGACCTGGCACTGGAAGTGGCCGAAGCCATTTCGACCCTGACCAATGAACTGGATGTCGAGCAAAAGCAGGCCACCGAATTCGGTGGTTACGCTGACAACATGCGCAAAGACATCACCAAGGCTGAAAACCGCATCAAAAGCCTGCGCCAGCAAGTGGATATGGCCAAGGCTCGTGAAAGCGTACAGAAAGCCCAGGTCAGCGCCTCGATCGCCAGTGGCGGCGCCAACGGCAAGCTGGAAACCGCCGTCGGTACACTGAACCGCCTGCAAGCCAAGCAGCAGCAACGCGCCGCTGAACTGCAAGCCCAGGACGAACTGGCCGATGCGTCGACCGGCACCGACCTGGAGCGCAAACTGCGCGAAGCCGGCATCACGCCGGACGAAGGCAGCGCCAATGCGATCCTGGAACGCCTGAAGAAAAAATCGGCCGAGTAA
- the clsB gene encoding cardiolipin synthase ClsB: protein MSSPSMEKTTVEHVSPPPPVREPAVTEVEYGWHGNNRVELLENGEAYFPRVFEVLRQAQREILLETFILFEDKVGNELQQILIEAAQRGVRITVSLDGFGCGELSTAFLAALSNAGVHLQIFDPAPRHLGIRTNWFRRLHRKIVVVDGTIAFLGGINFSADHLADFGPEAKQDYSVEVQGPAVADIHHFALLKSGRPARAKYWWQRRRQRHAELAVSDHDGQVRLVYRDNAEHPNDIEEVYLQVLRSARRRVVIANAYFFPGYRLLREIRNAARRGVEVRLILQGQPDLRVARLAARMTYDYLLRAGVVIYEYCDRPLHGKVALVDEDWSTVGSSNLDPLSLSLNLEANVLIRDRIFNRDLYERLDELSSNHCKVMSVDTAPRGRIWDMTIGFLVFHFLRHFPAWAGWLPAHKPRLKPFIHPPGSAKA from the coding sequence ATGAGCAGCCCATCGATGGAAAAAACCACGGTCGAACACGTCTCCCCTCCTCCCCCCGTGCGCGAGCCTGCGGTGACTGAAGTTGAATACGGCTGGCACGGTAACAACCGGGTCGAGTTGCTGGAAAACGGTGAGGCGTACTTTCCACGGGTGTTTGAAGTGCTGCGCCAGGCCCAGAGGGAAATCCTCCTGGAAACCTTCATTCTGTTCGAAGACAAGGTCGGCAATGAGCTTCAACAGATCCTGATTGAAGCGGCGCAACGCGGTGTGCGTATCACGGTCAGTCTCGACGGCTTTGGTTGTGGCGAACTGAGTACGGCGTTCCTCGCCGCCCTGAGCAACGCAGGCGTGCACCTGCAAATATTCGACCCTGCCCCGCGTCACCTGGGCATCCGCACCAACTGGTTCCGCCGTCTGCACCGCAAGATTGTGGTGGTCGACGGCACGATTGCGTTCCTCGGCGGGATCAATTTTTCCGCCGACCATCTGGCCGACTTCGGCCCCGAGGCCAAGCAGGATTATTCGGTTGAAGTGCAAGGCCCGGCAGTGGCCGATATTCATCATTTCGCCCTGCTAAAAAGCGGTCGACCGGCTCGGGCCAAATACTGGTGGCAGCGCCGCCGGCAGCGGCACGCTGAACTGGCGGTCAGCGATCATGACGGTCAGGTGCGGCTGGTGTATCGCGACAACGCAGAACACCCAAACGATATCGAAGAGGTGTATTTGCAGGTGCTGCGCAGTGCCCGGCGTCGCGTGGTGATCGCCAATGCCTACTTCTTTCCAGGCTATCGGCTGCTGCGCGAGATTCGCAATGCGGCACGCCGGGGGGTCGAGGTGCGCCTGATTCTTCAGGGACAACCGGACCTGCGGGTGGCCAGGCTCGCCGCGCGCATGACCTACGATTACCTGCTGCGGGCCGGGGTGGTGATCTACGAATATTGCGACCGCCCACTGCACGGCAAAGTCGCCCTGGTCGACGAGGACTGGAGCACTGTCGGCTCAAGCAACCTCGATCCGCTGAGCCTGTCCCTGAACCTGGAAGCCAACGTGCTGATCCGCGACCGTATCTTCAACCGCGATCTGTACGAGCGTCTCGACGAGTTGAGCAGCAACCATTGCAAGGTCATGTCGGTGGACACAGCCCCTCGCGGGCGGATCTGGGACATGACCATCGGCTTTCTGGTGTTTCACTTCCTGCGGCATTTCCCCGCATGGGCCGGTTGGTTGCCGGCGCATAAACCGCGCCTGAAGCCCTTCATCCACCCACCCGGGAGCGCCAAGGCATGA
- a CDS encoding DUF72 domain-containing protein: MAAIHIGISGWRYTPWRGAFYPKGLTHKRELQFASRAVNSIEINGSFYALQRPERYAQWYAETPAGFVFSVKAPRFITHIKRLREIHKPLANFFASGVLELKEKLGPILWQFPPSFKFDPELFEHFLEQLPHDTEQAAALARQHEPRLNGHASMKAYGKKPVRHAVEIRHESFVDPAFVRLLKRYNTALVIADTAGKWPYREDLTSDFVYLRLHGAEELYASGYTPQALQRWSERIEAWHHGQQPADPQLIAPRQKPKTRRSREVFCYFDNDIKVRAPFDARHLLERLHLDKDLVTAPGEPVAEGALP; encoded by the coding sequence ATGGCGGCGATTCATATCGGCATTTCAGGCTGGCGCTACACGCCCTGGCGGGGAGCCTTCTACCCGAAGGGGCTGACCCACAAACGCGAATTGCAATTCGCGTCACGGGCGGTCAACAGCATCGAAATCAATGGATCATTCTACGCCCTGCAACGGCCCGAACGTTACGCCCAGTGGTACGCCGAAACCCCGGCGGGCTTCGTGTTCAGCGTCAAGGCGCCGCGCTTCATCACCCACATCAAGCGCCTGCGGGAGATCCATAAACCCTTGGCGAATTTCTTCGCCTCCGGAGTGCTGGAGCTCAAGGAAAAACTCGGCCCGATCCTCTGGCAGTTCCCGCCCAGCTTCAAATTCGACCCGGAGCTGTTCGAACACTTTCTTGAACAACTGCCCCACGACACCGAACAGGCCGCCGCCCTTGCCCGCCAGCACGAACCACGTCTGAACGGTCACGCCAGCATGAAGGCCTACGGCAAAAAACCAGTGCGTCATGCCGTGGAAATTCGCCACGAAAGCTTCGTCGATCCGGCCTTCGTCCGGCTGCTCAAACGCTACAACACCGCGTTGGTGATTGCCGACACCGCCGGCAAATGGCCGTACCGCGAAGACCTCACCAGCGATTTCGTCTACCTGCGCCTGCACGGCGCCGAAGAACTCTACGCCAGCGGTTACACCCCTCAAGCGCTGCAACGCTGGAGCGAGCGGATCGAGGCCTGGCATCACGGCCAGCAACCGGCAGATCCGCAATTGATCGCGCCCCGGCAAAAACCCAAGACTCGCAGATCCCGGGAAGTGTTCTGCTATTTCGATAACGACATCAAAGTCCGCGCGCCCTTCGATGCCCGCCACCTGCTTGAGCGTTTGCATCTCGACAAAGACCTTGTCACGGCCCCCGGCGAGCCGGTTGCCGAAGGAGCGCTGCCATGA
- a CDS encoding lysylphosphatidylglycerol synthase domain-containing protein yields MSHSEAQPASHSDTPGKHHWHRWKRPLTMLFFLALIVLFTMLAQRIEWNEVFDTLADFKVRTLIIASGVTLASFLVYACFDLIGRTYIRQNLTWRQILPVGIISYAFNLNLSAWVGGVAMRYRLYSRLGVSKGNIAKILGLSLATNWFGYMVIAGAVFSSGLMRMPPGWKVSSNALQDVGILLLLLSMGYLAACRYSRRRKWSVRGVDIILPSLRMAILQLALGALNWALMAAVIFTLLPSKLDYPPVLGVLLISAIAGVITHIPAGLGVLEAVFVALLQHEVSRGSLVAGLIAYRAIYFILPLLITVVMYLVVEAKAKSLRISKKSR; encoded by the coding sequence ATGAGCCATTCCGAAGCGCAGCCTGCGTCGCACTCCGACACGCCGGGCAAACACCACTGGCACCGCTGGAAAAGGCCGCTGACGATGCTGTTTTTCCTGGCGCTGATCGTATTGTTCACGATGCTCGCCCAGCGCATCGAATGGAACGAAGTGTTCGATACCCTGGCTGATTTCAAAGTACGCACGTTGATCATTGCGTCAGGTGTGACCCTGGCAAGCTTTCTGGTCTATGCCTGTTTCGACCTGATCGGGCGCACCTACATCCGGCAGAACCTGACCTGGCGGCAGATCCTCCCGGTGGGGATCATCAGCTATGCCTTCAACCTCAACCTGAGCGCCTGGGTCGGCGGCGTCGCCATGCGTTATCGGCTGTATTCGCGGCTCGGCGTGAGCAAAGGCAACATCGCAAAAATCCTCGGGCTGAGCCTGGCGACCAACTGGTTCGGCTACATGGTGATTGCCGGCGCGGTGTTCAGCAGCGGCCTGATGCGAATGCCGCCGGGCTGGAAAGTGAGCAGCAATGCACTGCAGGACGTGGGGATTTTGTTGCTGTTGTTGAGCATGGGATATCTGGCGGCCTGCCGGTATTCCAGGCGCCGGAAATGGTCGGTTCGCGGCGTAGATATCATTCTGCCGTCGCTGCGCATGGCAATCCTGCAACTGGCCCTCGGCGCACTGAACTGGGCGCTGATGGCGGCGGTGATCTTCACGTTGCTGCCGAGCAAACTGGACTATCCGCCAGTGCTTGGTGTGTTGCTGATCAGCGCCATTGCCGGGGTCATCACCCATATCCCGGCCGGGCTCGGTGTGTTGGAGGCGGTGTTCGTGGCGCTGCTGCAGCACGAAGTATCGCGGGGCAGCCTGGTGGCGGGGTTGATCGCTTATCGGGCGATCTATTTCATTCTGCCGCTGCTGATAACCGTGGTGATGTACCTGGTGGTGGAAGCCAAGGCCAAGTCGTTGCGGATCTCGAAGAAATCTCGGTGA
- a CDS encoding DUF3182 family protein — protein MTPTNRKKLVLAHSVRADAPLHEVETNRALARWLAQIVGLEYGGSYDPQLHSGRDRYLLPTQTLVGAAIARKLGVKGPEDLWGGYVDHDFICTKAISHGLLNRYAFAPEGWATLFCERVRSVVLDGLSVFSLDDARPAAEHLLYSGPIRIKPIHACAGRGQEVIKSLDQFDAILARPEAKTLFTEGVVLEQDLTEVITHSVGQSFIGDKVLSYCGDQYLTEDAQGEQVYGGSNLLVVQGYYEDLLALELPDDVRLAIQQAQVFDSAADEAYPGFYASRRNYDIAQGLDCNGRQRSGVLEQSWRLGGASSAEVAALQSFVHDPGLRAIRVSSVETYSDQSLPANAIEVYRGPAEHSDFLLKYVTVKSYDG, from the coding sequence ATGACCCCAACAAATCGCAAGAAACTGGTACTCGCCCATTCGGTGCGTGCCGATGCCCCGCTGCACGAAGTTGAAACCAATCGGGCGCTGGCTCGTTGGCTGGCGCAGATCGTCGGGCTCGAATACGGCGGCAGTTACGACCCGCAACTGCACAGCGGTCGTGACCGCTATCTGTTGCCGACCCAGACGCTGGTGGGCGCCGCTATCGCCCGGAAGCTGGGCGTCAAAGGGCCGGAGGATTTGTGGGGCGGTTACGTCGACCACGATTTCATCTGCACCAAAGCCATCAGTCATGGGCTGTTGAACCGCTATGCGTTCGCGCCCGAAGGCTGGGCAACGTTGTTTTGCGAACGGGTGCGCAGCGTCGTGCTCGATGGCCTCAGCGTGTTCTCCCTGGACGATGCGCGCCCGGCGGCGGAGCACCTGCTCTACAGCGGCCCGATCCGCATCAAGCCTATTCACGCCTGCGCCGGACGCGGTCAGGAAGTGATCAAGAGCCTCGACCAGTTCGACGCCATCCTCGCTCGCCCCGAGGCCAAGACACTGTTCACCGAAGGCGTGGTGTTGGAACAGGACTTGACCGAGGTGATCACCCACAGCGTCGGCCAAAGCTTCATCGGCGACAAAGTGCTGAGTTATTGCGGTGATCAATACTTGACCGAAGACGCTCAGGGCGAGCAGGTTTATGGAGGGTCCAACCTGTTGGTGGTGCAGGGTTATTATGAGGACCTGCTGGCGCTGGAACTGCCGGATGACGTGAGGCTGGCGATCCAGCAGGCACAGGTATTCGACAGTGCGGCGGATGAAGCCTACCCCGGTTTCTATGCCTCGCGGCGCAATTACGATATTGCCCAAGGGCTGGACTGCAACGGCCGACAACGCAGCGGCGTGCTCGAACAATCCTGGCGTTTGGGCGGTGCCAGTAGTGCTGAAGTCGCGGCGCTGCAAAGCTTCGTCCACGACCCCGGCCTGCGTGCGATTCGCGTGTCCTCGGTCGAAACCTATAGCGATCAATCGCTGCCGGCGAACGCTATCGAGGTGTACCGCGGGCCGGCGGAACACAGTGATTTTCTTCTCAAGTACGTGACGGTCAAATCCTATGACGGCTAG
- a CDS encoding endonuclease/exonuclease/phosphatase family protein has product MSIPEPVGGTDEQQPIINAVSRFTVLTVNTHKGFTALNRRFILPELREAVRSVSADVVFLQEVHGTHEQHPQRYNNWPAMPQYEFLADSLWPQFAYGRNAVYPAGDHGNALLSKFQIIRHDNLDVSISGHENRGVLHCVLRMPGDGREVHAICVHLGLRESHRTAQLKLLIRRLEELPQDAPVVVAGDFNDWRQRADALLKPCGLREVFAEQHGKPARSFPARLPALRLDRIYVRHLKASHPQVLAARPWSHLSDHAPLSVEIEL; this is encoded by the coding sequence ATGAGCATTCCCGAACCGGTCGGCGGAACGGATGAACAGCAACCCATCATCAATGCCGTGAGCCGCTTCACCGTGCTGACGGTCAACACCCACAAGGGGTTCACCGCACTCAATCGGCGCTTCATCCTGCCCGAGTTGCGCGAAGCGGTGCGCAGTGTGTCCGCCGATGTGGTGTTTTTGCAGGAGGTCCACGGCACCCACGAACAGCATCCCCAGCGCTACAACAATTGGCCGGCGATGCCCCAGTACGAATTCCTTGCCGATAGCCTGTGGCCGCAATTCGCCTACGGGCGCAACGCGGTCTACCCGGCGGGCGATCACGGCAATGCACTGTTGTCGAAATTCCAGATCATTCGCCACGACAACCTCGACGTGTCCATCAGCGGCCATGAAAACCGTGGAGTCCTGCATTGCGTGTTGCGGATGCCCGGCGATGGCCGGGAAGTGCATGCCATTTGCGTCCATCTGGGTCTGCGCGAAAGCCACCGGACGGCACAGCTCAAGCTGCTGATCCGACGCCTGGAAGAGTTACCGCAAGATGCCCCGGTGGTGGTCGCCGGCGACTTCAACGACTGGCGCCAACGCGCCGATGCGTTGCTCAAGCCTTGCGGTTTGCGTGAGGTCTTTGCCGAGCAGCATGGCAAACCGGCGCGCAGTTTCCCCGCGCGTTTGCCGGCGTTACGCCTGGACCGCATCTACGTGCGCCATCTCAAGGCCAGCCATCCGCAAGTGCTGGCGGCACGCCCCTGGTCACACCTTTCCGACCATGCGCCCCTGTCGGTGGAGATCGAGTTATGA
- a CDS encoding rhomboid family intramembrane serine protease — protein sequence MDALKGFKTIAGLAIFMVALQLLNVATGYSLNAFGLVPRTLHGLVGIITSPFLHTSFAHLSANLIAFLILGTLVIVEGLNRFMAVSAIIILLGGSLIWLFGFAGVHIGASGWVFGLWAYLLSRAWFQRSWSNLITASVVALLYGGLIVGFLPRRGISFEGHIFAAIAGYIAAKVLLSTPRSRFNAAR from the coding sequence ATGGATGCCCTGAAGGGTTTCAAGACAATCGCTGGCCTGGCCATCTTCATGGTTGCGCTGCAACTGCTCAATGTGGCGACCGGCTACAGCCTTAACGCCTTCGGCCTGGTTCCGAGAACCTTGCACGGACTGGTCGGCATCATCACCTCACCTTTCTTGCACACATCCTTTGCGCACCTGAGCGCCAACCTGATTGCCTTTTTGATCCTCGGCACCCTGGTCATCGTCGAAGGGCTCAACCGGTTCATGGCCGTCAGCGCTATCATCATTTTGCTGGGCGGTTCGCTGATCTGGCTGTTCGGTTTTGCCGGCGTGCATATCGGTGCCAGCGGCTGGGTGTTCGGGCTGTGGGCGTATCTCCTGTCGCGCGCCTGGTTTCAGAGGAGCTGGAGCAACCTGATAACGGCCAGTGTCGTGGCCCTGCTCTATGGTGGGCTGATTGTTGGCTTCCTTCCGCGCCGGGGCATTTCCTTCGAAGGGCATATTTTTGCTGCAATCGCCGGGTATATTGCAGCCAAGGTACTGTTATCTACGCCGCGCAGCAGGTTTAATGCCGCCCGGTAA